CCCGGGTGTGGAGCGTCACCGGTTGGCCCGCGTACTGGGAGGCCGCGGGACGCTCCACCACGAGGCGCTCCACCCGGTCCTGTTGCCGCTTCACCGCCAGCAGCCGCGTGTTCGGCCACCAGTCCAGCTGGGGCACCGCCGCCACCCACTCCCGGAGGATGGCCTCGGCCGTGGCGGGGCGGTAGCCGAAGCAGCTCACCCAGTTGTGGTCCAGGCCCTCCGGTTCCCGCCGGGCCAGCTCCCGCAGCAGGGCTCCCCACAGGCCGGTCTGCCAGGGGGTGAGCTCGTTGCCATCCGGGCAGCAGACGCCGGCGGCGCTCACCATTCCCCCCAGCCAGGCTCCAGGGGTCAGCAACAGGGTGGCCGTGCCGCTGCGGCCGGCCTGGAGGGCCGCCGCCACCCCTCCGGTTCCCCCTCCCCACACCACGACGGGATACCGCTCGTCTTGCATCGGGGTTCAGGCAGGGCGGGGAAGGGTCCGGGGAATGATGGGTAGGATCCGGCCCCGGCACAGGTCCGCTGCAGCGGCGCAACGAGCCCGGAGTACCGCCGGACCATCTCCCGCCGCATGTCTTACACCCTCACCACCCCGCTCTACTACGTCAACGACCGCGCCCATCTGGGCAGCACGTACACGACCCTGGCCTGCGATGCGATCGCCCGTTACCAGCGGCTCTGCGGCGAGCAGGTGGTGTTCATCACCGGGTGCGACGAGCATGGCCAGAAGATCCAGCGCACCGCCGAGGCCGCCGGGGTCAGTCCCCAGGACCACTGCGACCGCATCAGCGCCGGCTACCGCGACCTCTGGGACCGCTGGCAGATCAGCCACGACCGCTTCATCCGCACCACCGATCCACGCCACCACGAGCTGGTGGCCCAGTTCTTCGCCCGGGTGGAGGCCAGGGGCGATGTGGTGGAGGGCCGCCAGCAGGGCTGGTACTGCGTGGCCTGCGAGGAATTCAAGGACGACCCCCACGAGGCGCAGGATCCGGAGTGCCCCACCCACCGCCGGCCGCTCGAGTGGCGCGACGAGGTGAACCTCTTCTTCCGCCTGTCCCGCTATCAGGCGGAGATCGAGGCGCTCATCGCCCAGCCCGACTTCATCCAGCCTCCCAGCCGCCGCCGCGAGGTGGAGAATTTCGTGGCCCAGGGCCTGCGGGATTTCTCCATCTCCAGGATCGATCTGCCCTGGGGGATTCCGGTGCCGGGGCATCCAGGACACACCTTCTATGTGTGGTTCGATGCCCTGCTGGGCTACCTCTCCGCCCTGCTGGCGGCGGATGGCAGCGGCCCGCCCGGTCCGGTGGACCTGGACGCCCTGCTGCAGCGGGGCTGGCCGGCCCAGCTGCACGTGATCGGCAAGGACATCCTCCGCTTCCACGCCGTCTACTGGCCGGCCATGCTGCTCTCGGCCGGACTTCCCCTGCCCCGGCAGGTGTTCGGCCACGGCTTTCTCACCCGTGAAGGCCAGAAGATGGGCAAGTCCCTGGGCAATGTGCTGGATCCGGAGGTGCTGCTCGAGCGCTGCGGACGCGACCCGGTGCGCTGGTATCTGCTGCGCGACATCCCCTTTGGCGACGACGGCGATTTCCAGCAGCAGCGCTTCACCGACCTGGTCAACAACGACCTGGCCAACACCATCGGCAACCTGCTGAACCGCACCAGCTCGATGGCGCGCAAGTGGTTCGACGGTGCCGTGCCGCCGGCCGGTGAGGCCAGCGCCGGGGACCACCCCCTGGCCCAGGCCACCCGGCTGGCCGGCGAGCAGGCCTGTGCCGGCCTCGAACGGCTCGACTTCCGCCGGGCGGCGGAGGCGGTGCTGCAGCTGGCGACGGCGGCGAATGGCTATCTCAACGACCAGGCTCCCTGGAAGCGCATGAAGCTTCCGGACCAGGAGACGGGTGTGGCCGCCGACCTCTATGCCGTGCTGGAGGCGACCCGCTCGGTGGCGGTGCTGCTGGCTCCCCTGGTGCCGGAACTGTCGGCCCGCATGCTCCACCAGCTGGGTCTTGAACCCTTCGACAGCGCGGCCAGCGGGGTGGCGGCCCAGCCCAAGGCTGCCACCAGCCCGTGGCTCGCGGCCCAGCGCTGGGGGCTGCTGCCGCCGGGGCAGCCCCTGCCGCCGCCCGAGCCCGTGCTGCTGCGGCTCGAGCTCGACTCCCCGCTGTGATCCGCCTGTCCTGGCCGGCCGCCGGCCTTGGTCTCACCCTTCTGCTCGCCTCCTGCACGGGCCCTCCGGAGGAACCGGAAGCGGCACCCCCCTTCGTGTTCCGCAGCCTCAACCTGCGCCAGCAGGACGGCGACGGCAGGACCCTGTGGGAGCTGAGCAGCCCGGAAACCCGCTACGACCTCAGCCGCCGGGTGGCCCAGGCCCGGGACCTGCGCGGTGTGCTCTACAGCCAGGGCAAGCCCCTCTACCGCTTCACGGCCGCCAACGGCGTGGTGCTGAACGACGGCGAGGTGGTGCAGCTGGAGGGCCCCACCCGGGTGCAGCGGCTGGAGGAGGGGGACAAGCCCCTGGTGATCACGGCCCTGCGGGTGCGGTGGTATCCGGCCCGCAAGCTGATGGAGCTCGACCGCGCTCCGGTGGCCACCCAGGATGATCTGCGCCTCACCAGCCAGCGGGTGCGGTTCCTGATCGGGGATGACCGCCTGGAGCTGCAGGGGGAGCCCACGCTGGTGCGCTCCGGGGATGAACCGCTGCGCCTGGAGCTCAGCCGCGTGGACTGGTGGCCCGGCAGCGGCGCCCTGCAGGGCCGCGGGCCCGTGCGGGGCCAACGCGCCGTGCCGGACCGCCCCGCTCAGCGCCTCACGGCCCCCTCCCTCACGGCCAACACCCGCAACCGCACCATCGACCTGCGCGGCCCCGTGCGGGTGGTGGATCCCGGCCAGAACGGGGAGCTGCTGGCCCGAGGGGCGCGGATCGATCTGGAGCGCCGCCTGCTCACCAGCGATCAGCCCTTCGAGGGGCGTCTGGGGGAAGCCAGCCTGCGCGGATCGGGCTTCCAGCTCAACTTCGCCACCACCACGGCCGTGGTGCCTTCCGGTTGCCGCCTGAACCAGCCCGGCGACAGCCTGCAGGCGCAGCGTTGTCAGTGGAACTGGGACACCGGGGCCGTCGAGGCCAGCGGCGGTGTGACCCTGCGGCGGGAGGAGAACGACCAGGTGACCAGGGCCGAGCGGCTCACCGGCACGGCGTCGAAGAACGGCTTCGTGCAGTTCGGCGGTTCGGGAGCCCGGGTCAGGACCCAGCTTCGGCTTCCGGAGGCGCCGGATCGGAGCCGGCGCGACCGGGCCGCACCGGCTCCAATCGGGCTGTGAGCCGCCGGCCCCAGCCCTCCACCCAGGTGAGGTCGCTGCGGCTGAAGCAGCGCACCGACCAGCCGCCCAGCAGCAGCAGCCCCTCCTTGCCCAGGGGTTGCACCACCACGGCCGGCAGCTCCGGCAGCAGCCTCTCGAACTCGGCGCGTCCCGGGTAGAGGTGCAGGTTCACCAGTGACAGCGGTCGCTGGCGTTCGATAGCCCTGGCGCAGATGGCACCCGGCTCGAACGGGGTGCTGGTGAGCAGCCCCCGGCGCAGCAGGGTCTCTCCCCGCCACTGCACCAGCACCACGGCCGCCGGGGTGGCCGTGAGCAGCATCTGGCTGCCCCAGCCCAGCTCCTCCACCGCCTCGGCCGGCAGTTCCTCCGCCAGCTCCAGACCCTCCTGGCCCGCCAGCGGGGACCTGGCGGCGGCCTCGGGGCTTGCCCGGGTCCACAGCACCCCCACCAGCATCAAACCCACCGCCAGCAGGCTGGCGAGCACTCCGGCCCGTTCCAGGGGGGGGGTCAGTCCCCCGGCACTGAGCTGGTTCACCACCACCAGGACCAGCCCGAGGACACCGCACCCCAGGGCGGTGCGGGCGGGTGCGGGGAGGCTCATGACGGCGCGGGGGACAGGCCTGGCGGAACCAGGCAAACTAGGGGGACGCGCGCCGATCGAGTTGATCCTGCCCCAGGCCCTGATCTCCCCACACCGCCGCGGCGTCCTGTCGCGGCGGCAGCGTGTCCTGCAGGCCTGCTGGGCGGCCCTGGCCGTGCTGGTGCTGGGCCTGGGGGCCGCCGCCCCCGCCCTGGCCGTTTCCGCCAACGCCTTCCCGGAGAGCCCGCCCGAGGAGCGGGTGCTCGACACGGCCAACGTGCTCAGCCGGGCGGCCAATGCCGAGGTGAGCCGTCAGCTGGAGGCGCTGCAGGCCGAGCGGGTGGACGCGCACCTGATCACCCTCACCCGGCTCGATTACGGCCTGTCCCTGCCCCAGCTGGGCAGCGAGCTGCTGGAGCGCTGGCAGGCCACCGCCGGCGATGAGGGCCAGCTGCTGTTCCTGATCGACAGCCAGACCAACTCCGCTGCGGTGGTGAGCTCGCCTGAGCTGAAGGGCCAACTGAGCCCGTCGCTGCTGCGCAGCACCGCCCGCACCACCATGGCCCAGCCGATCCGCGACGGCGCCCGCTTCCGCCAGGCCAGTCTGGATGGGATCAGCCGGCTGCAGACCGTGCTGCAGGGCGGGGAGGATCCCGGGGAGCCCGTGGTGGCCGAGGTGGAGACGCTCCCCACCAACGTTCCCACCAAGGAAGAGACCGCCGAGAGCAACGCCTTCACCTGGGTGGTGGTGCTGCTGGTGGTCGGTACCGTGGTGCCGATGGCCACCTGGTGGGTCTTCTCCCGCTGATCTCCCATGGGCCTCACCGATTGGCTGGGTGCCTTCGGTCGTGCCGAGGCACTGGATCTCAGTCATCACCTCGAGCGGGGCTATGAAGCGGCGCTGCTGATTCAGAGCATCGAGCTGGAGCACTACAACGACCGCCCGGTGCGTCCCGAACTGGAGCTGGCCCTGCCGCGCGGGGTGCAGGACCAGGTGCTGCGGCGGTTCCGGGCCGCCCTGGACGTCTGCCGGCAGAGCCTGGCCGTGCTCGAGCCGAACCGCGGCGAGCTGCTGGGCCAGGAACTGCGGCAGCTGCAGCTGATCGAAACCGTGGTGGGCCGCTACGACCCGCGCCGCCAGCCCCTGCCGGCCATCAGCCGCTCCCCCGAAGTGCTGCCCCGCAGCCTGCTTGGGGTGGTGGACCAGGTGCGCCGCCAGCTCGACCCCAAGGCCGAGGCGAACATGGTCGCCGGTTTCCGCCGCCGGCGCGACTCCACGCTGGTGTCGTTGCGCATCCTGCTGCTGATGGTGCTGGTGCCCGTCCTGCTGCAGCAGGTGAGCCGCACCTATGTGGTGTCTCCCCTGGTGGATCGCTTTGCCCCCGACCACGGCTTCCTGAGTTATCCGCGCCCCCAGCTGGAGGAACGGGCCGTGGAGAAGCTGCGGGTGTACCGCGCCGAGATCGAGTTCGACGCCCTTCTCACCGGCAACCGCCTGCCCACCAGCGACGAGCTGCACCAGAAACTGGCCGAGAGGGCCCAGGAACTCAAGGAGGAAGCCGATCAGGCCAGCACCCACGCGATCAAGAACGTGCTGGCAGACCTGGCCGGACTGGTGGGATTCGTGCTGGTGTGCCTCTTCTGGCGCCGCGATCTTCAGGTGCTGCGCGGGTTCGTGGATGAACTGGTGTACGGCCTGAGCGACAGCGCCAAGGCCTTCGCGATCATCCTCTTCACCGACATCTTCGTGGGGTTCCACAGCCCGGAAGGCTGGACCGTGCTGCTGGATGGGGTCGCCCACCACCTGGGTCTGCCCGCCCAGGAGAACTTCATCATGCTGTTCATCGCCACCTTCCCGGTGGTGCTGGCCACGGTGTTCAAGTACTGGATCTTCCGCTACCTGAACCGCGTGTCCCCATCCTCGGTGGCGACCCTGCGCAACATGAACGGTGGCGGCTGAGCGTGGACGCTGACACCCGCTGCCAGCTGGTCACCGGCCCGGCGCGCAGCGGCAAGAGCCGCTGGGCCGAACACCTCGCCTCCGCCCATCCAGGCCCGGTGCTCTACCTCGCCACCGCCGACACCCGTCAGCAGGATCCCGCCTGGCAGGCTCGCCTCCAGGTCCATCGTCTGCGCCGCCCCCCCAGCTGGCGTGTCCTGGAGGTGCAGGCCGCGCTGGCGCAGACCCTGCGGCATCTGGATCCGGCGGAGCTGGCCCTGGTGGATGCCCTGGGCACCTGGGTGGCATGGGGCTTGGACCAGAGCGACGACCAGTGGCTCCGCAGCAGCGAGGAGCTCTGCGCCGCCCTGGCGGCCTGCCCCGGCCGGGTGATCGTGGTGAGCGAGCAGACCGGCTGGGGGGTGGTGCCCGCCACGGCCATTGGTGGTCGCTTCCGCGATCGTCTGGGCGCGCTGGAGCAACGGCTGGCGCCTCTGTGCCAGCGCTGCTGGCTGGTGGTGGCGGGCCGGGCCCTCGATCTGGCGGCCATCAGTCAGCCGGTGCCCCGCTGAGCCAGCCGCTGCCCCCGCTGTCCTGACCATGCCCCGGGTCGTGCTGTACCAGCCCCAGATTCCGCCCAACACGGGCAACGTGGCCCGCACCTGCGCCGCCACGGCCCAGGAGCTGCATCTGGTGGGTCCGCTTGGGTTCGAGATCAGCGATCGCACCCTGCGCCGTGCCGGCCTCGACTACTGGCCCTATGTGCCCCTCACGCTCCATGCCGACTGGCCGGCCTTCACCGGGGTGCAGGGCCGGCAGGGGGGGCGCCTGGTGGCCCTCAGCGCCCACGGCATTACGCCCTACACCGCGTTTCGCTTTCAGCCCGACGACTGGCTCCTGTTCGGCCGTGAGAGCGATGGCCTGCCCGCGGAGCCCCTCCAGCGGGCAGACGCGGTGCTCACGATCCCGATGCGGCGCTCCCGGCACCATCCCGAGGGGGGCGTGCGCAGCCTCAACCTCTCGGTGGCCGTGGGTGTGGTGCTGTTCGAAGCGCTGCGGCAGGAGGCCGACCGCCCCTGATCGGCCCGCCCCGATCCCAGTGAACGCCCTGCCAGTGGCCTGTTCCTGTGTCCTGTCTGTAGGCGGGCGCACTTGAACCGCCCAGGCCCGTCCGCTACTGTCTGCGCGGCTCAGAGATCTCGGCTTCTCTACTGAGCCTTGTCGTTTGGGGAACCTTTGATGAAGCCATTGACATCAATCAAAACGTCCCTTCTGCTCACAGCGGCTCTGGCCGCCGGCATGCCTGCCGTCACCCAGGCCTTCGGCGCCGCCGAATCCGACGATCCCGCTGTGGATCAGCTGCTGGCTTCGCTGCCTCAGGCCAGCAATGACAAGCTCTGGGTGAAGGTGCGACGTCCGGTGAGCCTGGACGAACTCTCCCGCGACCTCAGCATTCAGCCCGATCGGCTCGCCACCCTCAACGACGTGGCTTCCGACCACGAGTTCGACCGCGGAGACTGGCTCGTGGTGCCCTCCCAGCAGACCCGTGCCGTGAAACTGCTGGCGGCCATCGACACCACCGAGCTGCGGCGCACCCCCCCCCTTCAGGCTCCTCCCCCGGTGCAGGCCACCGGCGTGGTGCGTCTTGGCGACACCGTGATGAAGATCGCCCAGCGCTACGGCCTCACCATGGCGGAGCTGCTCCGCCTCAACCCCGGTATGCAGACCGCCCGGCTGGTGGCCGGCAACGAGGTGCAACTGGTGCAGGCGGCTCCGGTGCGCCAGCGGGCCGTGCTCGGCCTCAAGCCTTCCACCAGTGGAGGCCTCAGCTGGCCCCAGATCCCCGGCGTGGAGACCGAACCCGGGGGACAGGGAGGCAACGTGATCGCCGACGGCTGGATCTGGCCCACCAAGGGGGTGTTCACCTCCGGCTACGGCTGGCGCTGGGGGCGGATGCACAAGGGCATCGATCTGGCCAACAACGTGGGCACCCCCATCGTGGCGGCCCGCCGCGGCCGGGTGTCGTTCTCCGGCTGGCATGACGGTGGCTACGGCTATCTGGTGACGATCGCCCACCCCGACGGCAGCCGTTCCCTCTATGCCCACAACAGCCGCCTGATGGTGTCCGCGGGTCAGGAGGTGGCCCAGGGAACCCTCATCGCCCTGATGGGAAGCACCGGCCGCAGCACCGGTCCGCACCTGCACTTCGAGATCCATCCGCCCTCCAAGGGTGCCGCCAATCCGCTCCAGTTCCTGCCACCCCGCGCCTGATACACTCATCCCACCGCGGCTCGGTAGCTCAGCTGGTTAGAGCGTGGGATTCATAACCCCAAGGTCGGGAGTTCAAGTCTCCCCCGAGCCATTGTGTGGCCTTCTGAGATCAGAAGCTGCGGCCATGATTTCGTTCTGAATGTGGTCCATGGTCGGGACCTTTAGTCCAGGCCGGTTTCAACCCTTCAGTGGGTTTCACTGCATCAGAGCGTTTCCCTCAATCCGTGGGTTGTCCGGCGTCAGTGCACGCCACAATTTGAGCCTGGCACTGTTGTGCTGGCATCCAACGCCTCTCCCAGGCACGGAAACGGCCAGGGGGAGGTGATGTCTGAGTACTCCTTCAGGCTGCCTCCCGGCCAGCCCGAGACGCTTGCGGCCTGTGCTCAGCGCAGGTCGATGGCATTGAGGCGGGCGCGGAAGCTGCCCGCGCCGTTCTCCCCGTCGTGATCACCGGTGAACGGCGCTTCGCCGACGTCCTCAGCCGGCATGGCGCTGTCCGAGGCCACCTGGGCTGCCGCCGGGTCTTCCCGCACGACCACCGGGTACGCGGCAGCGGCCTGGGCGGCGGCCGTCGCCCGTCGGCTGCGGCCGGTGCCGCGGGCCTCCATCGCCCTGATCAGACCCTTGCTGCGGTTCACTTCCCCCACGGTCTGTCCCTCCTTGGGACGGACGAGCGGGTTGCTCTTGAGTTCCCCTTTCAGCTGGCTCAGCAGCCGGAAGTGGCCCGTGGTGTTGTACTTGCGCAGCACGGCAGGGTCCCAACCCATAGCCTCGAATCGTCGAACTGCTGCCAGCCTATGGCGTGGCCGCCACGCACCTGTGATAAATTGTAGGATGTAACTGGAAGTCGGTACGAGTACGCTCAGGCAGTCTGTCCTGGCCGGCCGCACGCGCCTTCCGTTCTTCACCTTGCACGCACGTATGTCCCGGCTCGTCGGCCTGCCCGCTCCCGATTTCACGGCCACCGCTGTGGTGGATCAGGAATTCCAGACGGTTTCCCTTTCTCAGTACCGCGGCAAGTACGTGGTGCTGTTCTTCTATCCGCTCGATTTCACCTTCGTGTGCCCCACGGAGATCACGGCTTTCTCCGACCGCTACGGCGATTTCACCAGCAAGAACACCGAGGTGCTGGGTGTGTCGGTGGACAGTGAGTTCAGCCACCTGGCCTGGGTCCAGACCGACCGCAAGAACGGTGGTCTGGGTGCCTGCAACTATCCGCTGATCGCTGACCTCAAGAAAGAGATCGCCCGCGCCTACAACGTGCTCGACGAGGAAGCCGGCGTGGCCCTGCGGGGTCTGTTCATCATCGATCCCGACGGGGTGATCATGCACAGCACGATCAACAACCTGCCCGTCGGCCGCAGTGTGGACGAAACCCTGCGGGTCCTGCAGGCCTTCCAGTACGTGCAGTCCCACCCCGACGAGGTCTGCCCGGCCAACTGGCAGCCCGGTGACAAGACCATGAATCCCGACCCCGTGAAATCGAAGGACTTCTTCGCTGCGGTCAACTGATTCCCACAGCACCATGGCCGGCGCCCCATGGCGCCATCCGGGCCCCTGACGGGGCCCCTTTTCATGACAATCTTCATGGCAAGGAGAGATCTCCTGGCAGGTTCAGACGACCGGAAGCGCTCAGCCCATCAGGCTTTCCAGCAATCGTCGGCCATCGATGCCGCCGATGAGCGGATCGCAGGCCCGCTCCGGGTGCGGCATCAGGCCCAGCACATTGCCCTGTCCGTTGGTGAGGCCCGCCACATCGCCCATTGAACCGTTCGGATTGGCGGCGTAGCGCAGCACCACCTGGCCATTGGCTTCCAGGCTGGTGAGCTGGTCGGGCTCCACCTGGAAGCGTCCCTCGCCATGGGCGATCGGCAGCTCGATGGTCTCGCCCTCGCCGTAGCCCTGCAGCCAGCGGCACTGGCCCGGATGCACCGCCAGCCCCGTGGGTTCACACACGAAATGCAGGCGGGCGTTGCGGGTGAGGGCGCCAGGCAGCAGTCCCATCTCGGTGAGCACCTGGAACCCGTTGCAGATGCCGAGCACCGGCCCTCCCTGCTCGGCAAACCGCCGCACTTCCGTGAGCACGGGGGCGAAGCGGGCGATCGCCCCGCAACGCAGGTAGTCGCCATAGCTGAAGCCGCCGGGAATCACCACGGCATCCAGCCCGTCCAGGTTCCGTTCCTCGTGCCAGAGGAACCGTGTCGGCACGCCCAGGCACCCCTCCAGAGCCCAGCGCACATCCCGGTCGCAGTTGGAGCCGGGGAACACCACGATGCCGACGGTCATGCCTGCGGCTCCTCGGGCTGTTCCTTGAGGTCGAGCGTCCAGTTCTCGATCACCGGGTTGGCCAGCAGTCGATCGCTGAGCAGTTCCAGCTGCTGCCGGGCCGTGGCGGCATCGGGCGCCTCCAGTTCCAGCTCGATCGCCTTGCCGATCCGCAGGCGGCGCAGGTTGACCACACCAAGCCGGGCAGCGGCGGCGCGGGTGGCCTCTCCGGCCGGGTCGAGAACCGAGGGACGCAGGGAAACCTGCACGCG
This sequence is a window from Cyanobium sp. PCC 7001. Protein-coding genes within it:
- a CDS encoding methionine--tRNA ligase, encoding MSYTLTTPLYYVNDRAHLGSTYTTLACDAIARYQRLCGEQVVFITGCDEHGQKIQRTAEAAGVSPQDHCDRISAGYRDLWDRWQISHDRFIRTTDPRHHELVAQFFARVEARGDVVEGRQQGWYCVACEEFKDDPHEAQDPECPTHRRPLEWRDEVNLFFRLSRYQAEIEALIAQPDFIQPPSRRREVENFVAQGLRDFSISRIDLPWGIPVPGHPGHTFYVWFDALLGYLSALLAADGSGPPGPVDLDALLQRGWPAQLHVIGKDILRFHAVYWPAMLLSAGLPLPRQVFGHGFLTREGQKMGKSLGNVLDPEVLLERCGRDPVRWYLLRDIPFGDDGDFQQQRFTDLVNNDLANTIGNLLNRTSSMARKWFDGAVPPAGEASAGDHPLAQATRLAGEQACAGLERLDFRRAAEAVLQLATAANGYLNDQAPWKRMKLPDQETGVAADLYAVLEATRSVAVLLAPLVPELSARMLHQLGLEPFDSAASGVAAQPKAATSPWLAAQRWGLLPPGQPLPPPEPVLLRLELDSPL
- the lptC gene encoding LPS export ABC transporter periplasmic protein LptC is translated as MIRLSWPAAGLGLTLLLASCTGPPEEPEAAPPFVFRSLNLRQQDGDGRTLWELSSPETRYDLSRRVAQARDLRGVLYSQGKPLYRFTAANGVVLNDGEVVQLEGPTRVQRLEEGDKPLVITALRVRWYPARKLMELDRAPVATQDDLRLTSQRVRFLIGDDRLELQGEPTLVRSGDEPLRLELSRVDWWPGSGALQGRGPVRGQRAVPDRPAQRLTAPSLTANTRNRTIDLRGPVRVVDPGQNGELLARGARIDLERRLLTSDQPFEGRLGEASLRGSGFQLNFATTTAVVPSGCRLNQPGDSLQAQRCQWNWDTGAVEASGGVTLRREENDQVTRAERLTGTASKNGFVQFGGSGARVRTQLRLPEAPDRSRRDRAAPAPIGL
- a CDS encoding cofactor assembly of complex C subunit B, with the protein product MSLPAPARTALGCGVLGLVLVVVNQLSAGGLTPPLERAGVLASLLAVGLMLVGVLWTRASPEAAARSPLAGQEGLELAEELPAEAVEELGWGSQMLLTATPAAVVLVQWRGETLLRRGLLTSTPFEPGAICARAIERQRPLSLVNLHLYPGRAEFERLLPELPAVVVQPLGKEGLLLLGGWSVRCFSRSDLTWVEGWGRRLTARLEPVRPGRAGSDPAPPEAEAGS
- the psb32 gene encoding photosystem II repair protein Psb32; translation: MQACWAALAVLVLGLGAAAPALAVSANAFPESPPEERVLDTANVLSRAANAEVSRQLEALQAERVDAHLITLTRLDYGLSLPQLGSELLERWQATAGDEGQLLFLIDSQTNSAAVVSSPELKGQLSPSLLRSTARTTMAQPIRDGARFRQASLDGISRLQTVLQGGEDPGEPVVAEVETLPTNVPTKEETAESNAFTWVVVLLVVGTVVPMATWWVFSR
- the pxcA gene encoding proton extrusion protein PcxA, which produces MGLTDWLGAFGRAEALDLSHHLERGYEAALLIQSIELEHYNDRPVRPELELALPRGVQDQVLRRFRAALDVCRQSLAVLEPNRGELLGQELRQLQLIETVVGRYDPRRQPLPAISRSPEVLPRSLLGVVDQVRRQLDPKAEANMVAGFRRRRDSTLVSLRILLLMVLVPVLLQQVSRTYVVSPLVDRFAPDHGFLSYPRPQLEERAVEKLRVYRAEIEFDALLTGNRLPTSDELHQKLAERAQELKEEADQASTHAIKNVLADLAGLVGFVLVCLFWRRDLQVLRGFVDELVYGLSDSAKAFAIILFTDIFVGFHSPEGWTVLLDGVAHHLGLPAQENFIMLFIATFPVVLATVFKYWIFRYLNRVSPSSVATLRNMNGGG
- the cobU gene encoding bifunctional adenosylcobinamide kinase/adenosylcobinamide-phosphate guanylyltransferase, whose translation is MDADTRCQLVTGPARSGKSRWAEHLASAHPGPVLYLATADTRQQDPAWQARLQVHRLRRPPSWRVLEVQAALAQTLRHLDPAELALVDALGTWVAWGLDQSDDQWLRSSEELCAALAACPGRVIVVSEQTGWGVVPATAIGGRFRDRLGALEQRLAPLCQRCWLVVAGRALDLAAISQPVPR
- a CDS encoding tRNA (cytidine(34)-2'-O)-methyltransferase; translation: MPRVVLYQPQIPPNTGNVARTCAATAQELHLVGPLGFEISDRTLRRAGLDYWPYVPLTLHADWPAFTGVQGRQGGRLVALSAHGITPYTAFRFQPDDWLLFGRESDGLPAEPLQRADAVLTIPMRRSRHHPEGGVRSLNLSVAVGVVLFEALRQEADRP
- a CDS encoding peptidoglycan DD-metalloendopeptidase family protein, whose protein sequence is MPAVTQAFGAAESDDPAVDQLLASLPQASNDKLWVKVRRPVSLDELSRDLSIQPDRLATLNDVASDHEFDRGDWLVVPSQQTRAVKLLAAIDTTELRRTPPLQAPPPVQATGVVRLGDTVMKIAQRYGLTMAELLRLNPGMQTARLVAGNEVQLVQAAPVRQRAVLGLKPSTSGGLSWPQIPGVETEPGGQGGNVIADGWIWPTKGVFTSGYGWRWGRMHKGIDLANNVGTPIVAARRGRVSFSGWHDGGYGYLVTIAHPDGSRSLYAHNSRLMVSAGQEVAQGTLIALMGSTGRSTGPHLHFEIHPPSKGAANPLQFLPPRA
- a CDS encoding peroxiredoxin yields the protein MSRLVGLPAPDFTATAVVDQEFQTVSLSQYRGKYVVLFFYPLDFTFVCPTEITAFSDRYGDFTSKNTEVLGVSVDSEFSHLAWVQTDRKNGGLGACNYPLIADLKKEIARAYNVLDEEAGVALRGLFIIDPDGVIMHSTINNLPVGRSVDETLRVLQAFQYVQSHPDEVCPANWQPGDKTMNPDPVKSKDFFAAVN
- the purQ gene encoding phosphoribosylformylglycinamidine synthase subunit PurQ — its product is MTVGIVVFPGSNCDRDVRWALEGCLGVPTRFLWHEERNLDGLDAVVIPGGFSYGDYLRCGAIARFAPVLTEVRRFAEQGGPVLGICNGFQVLTEMGLLPGALTRNARLHFVCEPTGLAVHPGQCRWLQGYGEGETIELPIAHGEGRFQVEPDQLTSLEANGQVVLRYAANPNGSMGDVAGLTNGQGNVLGLMPHPERACDPLIGGIDGRRLLESLMG
- the purS gene encoding phosphoribosylformylglycinamidine synthase subunit PurS — its product is MPVYCARVQVSLRPSVLDPAGEATRAAAARLGVVNLRRLRIGKAIELELEAPDAATARQQLELLSDRLLANPVIENWTLDLKEQPEEPQA